One region of Mucilaginibacter sp. 14171R-50 genomic DNA includes:
- a CDS encoding site-specific integrase → MKNAQKFSVLIWADKRKTDSQGMVPLYARITYLSKRCEISIGRKVDPKKWDAETGYLKGNGADVKDVNTQIIEATNEIRRAFDDLKRTEDFITAEKIKQKYTGEGTIHRMLLEVFDEHNNKLEKLLDKDFVRATLTKYKTVRKKTAEYIQFRYKKPDVYLEAIDYSFVTGLEMYLKTEDKIEHNTAMRYIKNLKKIINLAVNNQWMSHNPFNLFKCTYNKVNRVELEWEEINQLAAYHFKVKRLAEVRDTFLFCCYTGYAFVDVDKLTPQHVVTGADGVTWIKTTRTKTAIEANVPLIPQAIEIIERYKDHDARIVENRLLPVKSNQKMNAYLKEIGDLAGIEKVLTTHIARHTFATTVTLENDVPLETVSKMLGHTKLTTTQIYAKMKDKKVNRDMQALKARLQFNAEVVEEKLEEELV, encoded by the coding sequence ATGAAAAATGCACAAAAGTTTTCAGTCCTGATCTGGGCTGACAAAAGAAAAACAGATTCACAGGGTATGGTTCCGCTGTATGCAAGAATCACTTATCTCAGCAAACGTTGTGAAATCTCTATTGGGCGAAAGGTTGATCCCAAAAAGTGGGATGCGGAAACAGGCTATTTAAAAGGTAACGGCGCAGACGTTAAAGATGTCAACACGCAAATCATCGAAGCAACAAATGAAATCCGCCGGGCTTTCGACGATCTGAAACGTACCGAAGATTTTATTACGGCTGAAAAGATAAAGCAGAAATATACGGGTGAGGGTACCATTCATCGCATGTTACTGGAAGTATTTGACGAGCACAATAATAAACTCGAAAAACTGCTGGATAAAGATTTTGTAAGGGCTACGCTTACCAAGTATAAAACCGTCCGTAAAAAGACGGCTGAGTACATTCAGTTCCGGTACAAGAAACCCGATGTATATCTGGAGGCGATCGATTATTCTTTTGTAACTGGTTTAGAAATGTATTTAAAAACCGAAGACAAAATCGAACATAACACTGCCATGCGGTATATTAAAAATCTTAAAAAGATCATTAACCTGGCCGTCAATAATCAATGGATGAGCCATAACCCATTCAACCTTTTTAAATGCACCTACAATAAGGTTAATCGCGTGGAACTGGAATGGGAAGAGATCAATCAGTTGGCAGCGTACCATTTTAAGGTGAAACGATTGGCTGAGGTACGTGATACATTTTTGTTTTGCTGCTACACGGGTTATGCCTTTGTTGATGTAGATAAACTGACCCCTCAGCACGTGGTTACCGGTGCCGATGGCGTGACTTGGATCAAAACCACGCGAACCAAAACCGCTATCGAGGCCAACGTTCCATTGATACCGCAGGCCATAGAGATCATAGAGCGCTACAAAGATCACGATGCCAGAATCGTAGAGAACCGGCTATTGCCCGTAAAGAGTAATCAAAAGATGAATGCCTATTTAAAAGAGATCGGTGATCTGGCCGGTATCGAAAAAGTGTTAACCACTCACATTGCACGACACACATTTGCTACAACGGTTACCCTCGAAAACGATGTGCCATTAGAAACGGTCAGCAAAATGCTTGGTCATACTAAATTAACCACTACCCAGATCTATGCAAAAATGAAAGATAAAAAGGTTAACCGGGATATGCAGGCCTTAAAGGCACGTTTGCAGTTTAATGCTGAAGTTGTTGAAGAAAAATTGGAGGAGGAATTAGTATGA
- a CDS encoding YhcG family protein: MSEIILISEIKGLIESARISAARAIDHERVVMFWHIGKRIFEEEQHGKDRAVYGERLIPYLAEELMPQFGNAFSARNLNHFRQFYRTFPIVYALRTQLTWTHYRSLLSMEETEKREFYIQETAKNNWTARQMDRQIGSQLYERLLLSTDKEKVLSVARNEKQPNKPQEIIKDPMILEFLGLKPEAAYYEKDLENALITHLQEFMLELGNGFSFVARQKRIHLDGDDFLVDLVFYNRLLQCFVIIELKTHKITHQDLGQLQMYVNYYDRIEKLGHETPTVGILLCLEKNDTVVKFTLPENSNIFASKYQLYLPSAEQLANEIEKEVSKQKELGQEEFPNGDA, encoded by the coding sequence ATGAGCGAGATAATTTTGATAAGTGAGATCAAGGGTTTAATTGAAAGTGCCAGGATCTCAGCAGCCCGTGCCATTGATCATGAAAGAGTTGTTATGTTTTGGCATATTGGTAAAAGGATTTTTGAAGAGGAACAGCACGGCAAAGATCGCGCGGTTTATGGAGAGCGCCTGATTCCATATTTAGCAGAAGAACTAATGCCACAATTTGGTAACGCATTTTCTGCAAGAAATTTAAATCACTTTAGGCAATTCTACAGAACTTTCCCAATTGTGTACGCACTGCGTACACAATTGACATGGACGCATTATCGGTCCCTTCTGAGTATGGAAGAAACAGAAAAAAGGGAGTTTTATATTCAAGAAACAGCAAAGAACAATTGGACCGCCAGACAGATGGATCGCCAAATTGGTAGTCAACTTTACGAGAGACTTCTTTTGAGCACAGACAAAGAAAAAGTTCTATCCGTAGCTCGTAACGAAAAGCAACCGAATAAGCCGCAGGAAATTATCAAAGATCCAATGATACTCGAATTTCTGGGACTTAAACCAGAAGCCGCATATTATGAAAAGGATCTTGAAAATGCTTTGATCACCCACCTGCAAGAGTTCATGCTGGAACTTGGGAATGGTTTTTCCTTCGTAGCCAGGCAAAAGCGCATCCATTTGGATGGCGATGATTTTTTGGTTGACCTGGTGTTTTATAATAGGCTGCTCCAGTGTTTTGTGATCATTGAACTGAAAACACATAAGATCACCCATCAGGATCTTGGACAGTTGCAGATGTACGTTAATTATTATGACCGCATCGAAAAGCTGGGGCATGAAACACCAACGGTCGGCATATTATTATGCCTGGAGAAAAATGATACGGTCGTTAAATTTACTTTGCCGGAAAACAGCAACATCTTTGCCTCCAAATACCAGCTTTATTTACCTTCGGCTGAACAACTGGCCAATGAAATTGAGAAAGAGGTCAGCAAGCAAAAGGAGTTGGGACAGGAAGAATTTCCTAACGGCGACGCTTAA
- a CDS encoding ankyrin repeat domain-containing protein, which translates to MTGHPLHRICDVVFNGAISDEQAIEVAKILLEFGADIDGYKLSGDKNTPLIAAASLHAEKLGIFYIEQGADIYYADHDGATALHWAAFCGRDQLVAALIAAGANIDQEDTTFNSTPVGWAVHTLTSGDTGNRYHQMGCIKLLLKAGADQSKLAADTLTYLKEAAKSDTELQSLLKP; encoded by the coding sequence ATGACAGGGCATCCGTTGCACCGGATATGCGATGTGGTCTTTAATGGTGCGATCAGTGATGAGCAAGCGATAGAGGTTGCTAAAATCCTGCTGGAATTCGGTGCCGATATAGATGGCTATAAATTATCGGGCGATAAGAATACACCATTGATAGCTGCGGCAAGTCTCCATGCGGAGAAATTAGGCATCTTCTATATTGAACAGGGTGCGGATATTTATTATGCAGACCATGATGGCGCGACCGCACTTCACTGGGCAGCTTTTTGCGGCCGGGATCAACTGGTAGCAGCTTTGATCGCAGCGGGCGCAAATATCGACCAGGAAGATACTACCTTTAACAGCACACCTGTTGGGTGGGCTGTGCATACTTTGACTTCTGGCGACACAGGTAACCGATACCATCAAATGGGCTGTATAAAGCTGCTTTTAAAAGCCGGGGCTGACCAAAGCAAGCTGGCCGCAGATACCCTGACTTACTTGAAAGAAGCCGCGAAAAGCGATACTGAACTTCAATCTTTATTAAAGCCATGA
- a CDS encoding VOC family protein, which yields MTKFKRSIPALPVVNIDKAITFYESKMGFKTRVQKDGFASMVRDGIEIQLWQACDRSWKYKFWLFLNPITNGAESFLAGTASCRIEVEGIDDLYLEYKATGIIYDSYTVVEDQPWGHRDFPILDLHGNLITFFEIVH from the coding sequence ATGACCAAGTTTAAAAGAAGCATCCCAGCCTTACCGGTGGTTAATATTGACAAAGCGATCACTTTTTATGAAAGCAAGATGGGCTTTAAAACCCGCGTTCAGAAAGATGGTTTTGCGTCTATGGTTCGGGATGGTATCGAAATACAGCTTTGGCAGGCTTGTGACCGTTCCTGGAAATATAAATTCTGGCTGTTTCTAAATCCCATAACCAACGGCGCGGAAAGCTTTTTGGCAGGTACGGCCAGTTGCCGTATCGAAGTCGAAGGCATCGATGACCTATACCTTGAATACAAGGCAACGGGAATTATTTATGATTCCTACACTGTTGTGGAAGATCAGCCCTGGGGCCATCGTGATTTTCCGATTCTTGACCTGCATGGTAACCTGATCACTTTCTTCGAGATCGTACATTAG
- a CDS encoding GDCCVxC domain-containing (seleno)protein produces the protein MSTTIVLSSVITCPNCGFQKEEEMPTDACQYFYECESCKTRLKPMAGDCCVFCSYGTVKCPPIQQGTSCCG, from the coding sequence ATGTCTACCACAATTGTGTTAAGTTCTGTTATTACGTGTCCCAACTGCGGCTTTCAAAAAGAGGAGGAAATGCCCACCGATGCCTGCCAGTATTTCTATGAATGTGAATCGTGTAAAACACGCTTGAAGCCAATGGCCGGGGATTGCTGTGTATTTTGTAGTTATGGAACGGTGAAATGCCCACCCATACAGCAAGGAACATCCTGCTGTGGCTAA
- the merTP gene encoding mercuric transport protein MerTP, translated as MKTVVQKTWISGVLAALAASLCCIAPLLAVFGGISGAATAFNWIEPYRPWLVGLTIMAFAFAWYQQLGGTRRNQEDCCVPAKRSFWQTKGFLLIVTLCATVLMAFPYYSSLFYKTPVKVVTAKNNLSRLKYVRLNIKGMGCADCTKHIDGTLAGVNGVTSAVTSFEKALTVVSYDPAKTTADSISHKIKEIGYQPTLVKSN; from the coding sequence ATGAAAACTGTTGTTCAAAAAACCTGGATCAGCGGTGTGCTGGCTGCGTTAGCCGCTTCACTGTGTTGCATAGCGCCTTTACTCGCTGTTTTTGGGGGCATCAGCGGCGCAGCAACTGCCTTCAACTGGATCGAACCTTACCGGCCCTGGTTAGTCGGTCTCACCATCATGGCATTTGCTTTTGCCTGGTATCAGCAATTGGGGGGCACACGGCGCAACCAGGAAGATTGCTGCGTACCGGCTAAACGTTCCTTTTGGCAGACCAAAGGGTTCCTGCTGATCGTTACTTTATGTGCTACCGTACTAATGGCATTCCCTTATTATTCATCCCTATTTTATAAAACACCTGTAAAGGTAGTAACCGCAAAAAATAACCTGTCCCGCTTGAAATATGTGCGGCTGAACATAAAAGGTATGGGCTGTGCCGATTGCACTAAGCATATAGATGGCACTTTGGCTGGCGTCAATGGGGTGACGTCTGCCGTTACCTCCTTTGAAAAAGCGTTAACGGTGGTGAGTTATGACCCGGCTAAAACAACTGCCGACAGCATCAGTCATAAGATCAAAGAGATTGGATATCAACCTACGTTAGTTAAATCAAATTGA
- a CDS encoding ArsR/SmtB family transcription factor translates to MMDNCTRIFADTGQINNCRELLAQNQRSFTELSKVVALAGNEVRLKILFLLNQETELCPCDLSDILAMTIPAVSQHLRKLKDGGIIRARKSGQTIFYAICEDQLPLLSSFFNLINQPSNFVKA, encoded by the coding sequence ATGATGGATAATTGTACAAGAATATTTGCCGACACCGGCCAGATCAATAATTGCAGGGAACTGCTTGCTCAAAACCAGCGATCCTTTACGGAACTTTCAAAAGTGGTCGCGCTGGCGGGTAACGAGGTGCGTTTAAAAATATTGTTCCTGTTGAACCAGGAGACGGAGCTTTGCCCCTGCGACCTGAGTGATATTTTAGCCATGACGATTCCTGCGGTTTCACAACATCTCAGGAAGCTAAAAGACGGCGGAATTATCCGGGCAAGGAAATCCGGACAAACCATTTTTTATGCGATCTGCGAAGATCAATTGCCCTTACTGTCCTCTTTCTTTAACCTGATTAATCAACCTTCAAATTTCGTAAAGGCATGA
- a CDS encoding helix-turn-helix transcriptional regulator: MGLTKTDIFNEQQNKLAVQLKAIAHPARIAILQQIIKANACICGDLVEELGLAQATISQHLKELKNAGLIQGTIEGVSVCYCIEPEAWKALQLELNVFFGSYKEKKDNCC, encoded by the coding sequence ATGGGACTAACCAAGACAGATATCTTCAACGAGCAGCAAAATAAGCTGGCCGTGCAATTGAAAGCCATTGCACATCCGGCCCGTATCGCCATCTTGCAGCAAATCATTAAGGCGAATGCCTGTATCTGCGGTGACCTGGTAGAAGAACTGGGTTTAGCGCAGGCCACCATTTCACAGCATTTGAAAGAATTGAAGAATGCCGGCTTGATCCAGGGCACGATCGAGGGCGTGAGCGTTTGCTATTGCATCGAGCCGGAAGCCTGGAAAGCGCTGCAACTGGAACTGAACGTATTTTTTGGTTCATATAAAGAAAAGAAAGACAACTGCTGTTAA
- a CDS encoding DUF6428 family protein has protein sequence MNKVEAINWKTFKDTLLQHPDLDLQFQYAEGKLVDAAYHITEIKQAPITSVDCGGVMNAWTEIIVQLWVPEGEQQERSMKVGKALSIVDIVEKMLPLNPNGTVKIEFGNSEFDTRQMFPNEMIVGDGALTIDLRPDAVQCKAIGRGGSCGTNDKGEECCTPVAEKPKVQLVNLAAAPAEACCTPGGGCC, from the coding sequence ATGAATAAAGTAGAAGCCATCAACTGGAAAACCTTTAAGGACACCTTATTACAGCATCCCGACCTTGACCTGCAATTCCAATATGCTGAAGGCAAGTTGGTAGATGCGGCTTACCATATAACCGAGATCAAACAAGCGCCGATCACTTCGGTAGATTGCGGTGGCGTTATGAATGCCTGGACGGAGATCATTGTACAATTATGGGTGCCGGAGGGCGAACAGCAGGAACGCTCGATGAAAGTGGGTAAAGCTTTATCAATCGTGGACATTGTAGAAAAAATGCTGCCATTGAACCCGAACGGTACGGTGAAGATCGAGTTCGGAAATTCAGAATTTGATACCCGCCAGATGTTCCCTAATGAAATGATCGTGGGTGATGGCGCTTTAACCATTGATCTGCGCCCTGATGCGGTACAATGTAAAGCCATCGGTCGCGGCGGCAGCTGCGGCACGAATGATAAAGGCGAGGAATGTTGCACACCTGTGGCTGAAAAACCAAAGGTGCAATTAGTGAACCTGGCTGCGGCACCTGCGGAAGCTTGCTGCACACCGGGTGGTGGCTGCTGCTAA
- the arsN2 gene encoding arsenic resistance N-acetyltransferase ArsN2, producing the protein MIIDQAQPHKDALIELLAAERLPVADLPETLDNFIVAIQDGAVVGVAGVEVYGQYGLLRSLAVHPAHRSVGIAGKLLARLTNMSRLKGLSELYLLTETAPAYFERQHYGKITREEVPTEVQRSSEFSHVCPVSAIVMKKKL; encoded by the coding sequence ATGATCATTGACCAGGCACAACCCCATAAAGATGCGTTGATCGAGTTGCTGGCGGCTGAAAGGCTGCCGGTGGCTGATCTGCCGGAAACGCTGGACAACTTCATTGTTGCCATCCAGGACGGCGCAGTTGTCGGTGTAGCCGGGGTTGAAGTTTATGGCCAGTACGGTTTGCTTCGTTCTTTGGCCGTACATCCGGCACACCGTAGTGTGGGTATCGCCGGTAAACTGTTGGCACGTTTGACCAATATGAGCCGCTTAAAAGGCCTATCGGAACTTTACCTGCTGACCGAAACCGCACCGGCCTATTTTGAAAGGCAGCATTACGGTAAAATAACCAGGGAAGAAGTCCCCACCGAAGTGCAGCGGTCATCCGAATTCAGCCATGTTTGCCCGGTATCGGCCATCGTCATGAAAAAGAAATTATGA
- a CDS encoding arsenate reductase ArsC, whose amino-acid sequence MSQKNILVLCTGNSCRSQIAEGYLRHFAGKSANVYSAGIETHGVNPKAIVVMAEDHIDISKHTSNHVNEYMGIPFDQVITVCDNANEACPFFPGKVERYHENFPDPAKATGTPEEVMDEFRRVRDLIKVYAADFVKHHIKG is encoded by the coding sequence ATGAGCCAAAAAAATATATTAGTCCTGTGTACCGGCAACAGTTGCCGCAGCCAGATCGCCGAAGGTTACCTGCGCCATTTTGCAGGGAAAAGCGCCAATGTTTACAGCGCGGGCATTGAAACGCATGGCGTGAACCCTAAAGCCATCGTCGTAATGGCCGAAGACCATATCGATATCAGCAAACATACCTCTAACCACGTAAATGAATATATGGGCATCCCTTTTGACCAGGTGATCACCGTTTGTGATAATGCAAACGAAGCCTGCCCGTTCTTTCCCGGTAAGGTGGAGCGCTATCATGAGAACTTTCCCGACCCGGCGAAAGCCACGGGTACGCCGGAAGAAGTGATGGATGAATTCAGACGGGTGCGTGATCTCATCAAAGTCTATGCGGCTGACTTTGTAAAGCACCATATAAAGGGTTGA